From a region of the Lactuca sativa cultivar Salinas chromosome 4, Lsat_Salinas_v11, whole genome shotgun sequence genome:
- the LOC111883636 gene encoding beta-hexosaminidase 2 has product MGTNNFSTILNLLLLFLTLVPSTSAVGSPINIWPKPRSFIWTTPQAIPFSPSFAITSPPHPYLTPAVNRYLSQIQTANYNPLLAPAINFTTSLPLQTLTITISDLKATLSHAVNESYTLTIPSKSTSATLTAVTPWGAMRGLESFSQLVWGSPARVAAGLVISDWPIFEHRGILLDTSRNYYGVEDLLRLIGGMSANKLNVFHWHITDSHSFPLVLKSEPALAGNGSYGSDMQYSTEDVKRIVQFGLEHGVRVIPEIDMPGHTGSWAEAYPEIVTCANMFWWPGAAEDRLAAEPGTGHLNPLIPKTYDVLKNIFTELTTLFPDTFFHGGADEVVPGCWKTDSTIQKYLANNGTLSQVLEIFINSTYPYILSLNRTAVYWEDVILDGEIKVNPSILPPETTIMQTWNGGPNNTKRLVSAGYRTIVSSADYYYLDCGHGDFTGNNSIYDQPPGTEQGNGGSWCGPFKTWQLIYNYDITYGLTEAEAKLVLGGEVALWSEQADATVLDSRIWPRSSAMAEVLWSGNRDEAGMKRSGEATDRLNEWINRMVKRGVKAEPIQPLWCIRNPGMCNNAMTA; this is encoded by the exons ATGGGTACCAATAATTTTTCCACTATTTTAAACTTACTATTATTATTTCTCACTTTGGTTCCTTCAACCTCAGCCGTTGGATCCCCGATCAACATATGGCCCAAACCAAGATCCTTCATCTGGACCACCCCACAGGCAATCCCTTTCTCCCCATCTTTCGCCATTACTTCTCCGCCGCACCCCTACCTAACACCGGCGGTTAACCGTTACCTCAGCCAAATCCAAACCGCTAACTACAACCCCTTACTTGCTCCGGCGATCAACTTCACCACCTCCCTGCCGTTACAAACTTTAACGATCACCATATCAGATCTCAAAGCAACGCTCTCCCATGCCGTCAATGAATCCTACACCCTCACTATCCCGTCCAAAAGCACCTCCGCTACTCTCACAGCGGTGACGCCTTGGGGAGCTATGAGAGGACTGGAGAGTTTCTCGCAGCTAGTGTGGGGAAGCCCTGCCCGAGTGGCGGCCGGATTGGTGATCTCCGACTGGCCAATCTTCGAACATAGAGGGATTCTACTGGATACATCAAGGAATTACTATGGTGTTGAGGATCTTTTGAGGTTGATTGGAGGTATGAGTGCCAATAAACTGAACGTGTTCCATTGGCACATAACGGATTCGCATTCGTTTCCATTGGTTCTGAAATCGGAACCGGCTCTCGCCGGAAATGGATCGTATGGATCGGATATGCAGTATTCGACCGAAGATGTAAAGCGGATTGTACAATTCGGGTTGGAACACGGCGTTCGAGTGATTCCGGAGATCGATATGCCAG GGCACACAGGGTCATGGGCGGAAGCTTATCCGGAGATCGTAACTTGTGCTAACATGTTTTGGTGGCCGGGGGCAGCGGAAGACCGGCTGGCAGCAGAGCCAGGAACCGGCCACCTGAATCCTTTAATCCCCAAAACGTACGACGTACTGAAAAACATCTTCACAGAACTCACAACTCTATTTCCAGATACATTTTTCCACGGCGGAGCCGATGAGGTCGTTCCCGGATGTTGGAAAACCGACTCCACAATCCAAAAGTATCTTGCTAACAACGGCACTCTCAGTCAAGTCCTCGAAATTTTCATCAACTCTACCTACCCCTACATTCTGTCGCTCAATCGCACTGCCGTCTACTGGGAGGACGTTATTCTCGACGGCGAAATCAAGGTAAATCCTTCGATTCTCCCACCGGAAACCACCATTATGCAGACATGGAACGGCGGCCCCAACAACACGAAACGGTTGGTGTCGGCGGGTTACCGGACAATCGTGTCGTCGGCGGATTACTATTACTTGGACTGCGGGCATGGCGATTTCACCGGGAATAACAGTATATACGATCAACCACCAGGTACTGAACAGGGAAACGGCGGATCTTGGTGTGGGCCTTTCAAGACATGGCAGTTGATATACAACTATGATATAACATACGGGCTGACGGAAGCGGAGGCGAAGTTGGTTTTGGGTGGGGAGGTGGCTTTGTGGTCGGAGCAGGCGGATGCGACGGTTCTTGATTCAAGGATTTGGCCAAGGTCGTCGGCAATGGCGGAGGTGTTGTGGTCCGGCAACCGTGATGAGGCGGGGATGAAGAGATCCGGGGAGGCGACGGATAGGTTGAATGAGTGGATAAATAGAATGGTGAAGAGAGGGGTGAAGGCTGAACCGATTCAACCGCTTTGGTGCATTAGAAATCCTGGCATGTGTAATAACGCTATGACtgcttga